Proteins found in one Pseudorasbora parva isolate DD20220531a chromosome 11, ASM2467924v1, whole genome shotgun sequence genomic segment:
- the fgf18a gene encoding fibroblast growth factor 18a isoform X3, with protein MMLVMCNPLQVFGVDGVNFSVHVENQTRARDAMSRRHHRVYQLYSRTSGKHVQVLGRKISARGEDGDKYAQLVVEADTFGSQVRIRGKETNYYLCMNRRGKLVGKKASNRSADCVFIEKVLENNYTALMSARYTGWYVGFTKRGRPRRGPHTLPNQQDVHFMKRFPPGEQPDLTPFRFTTVSKRSKRVRAARPR; from the exons ATGATGCTGGTCATGTGTAATCCTCTACAG GTGTTTGGAGTGGATGGGGTGAATTTTAGCGTGCACGTGGAGAATCAGACTCGTGCACGAGACGCCATGAGCCGGCGACATCATCGCGTGTACCAGCTTTACAGCCGCACTAGCGGAAAACACGTCCAGGTGCTCGGACGCAAAATCAGCGCCCGCGGAGAGGACGGAGACAAATATg CCCAGCTCGTAGTGGAGGCAGACACCTTCGGCAGCCAGGTGCGAATCCGAGGGAAGGAAACCAACTATTACCTGTGTATGAACCGCAGAGGAAAGCTCGTAGGCAAG AAAGCCAGCAATCGTAGCGCAGACTGCGTCTTCATAGAGAAGGTTCTGGAAAACAACTACACAGCGCTAATGTCAGCACGCTACACAGGGTGGTACGTGGGCTTCACCAAAAGAGGGCGCCCTCGCCGTGGTCCGCACACGCTTCCCAACCAGCAGGACGTCCACTTTATGAAGCGCTTCCCGCCCGGAGAGCAGCCGGACTTAACGCCGTTCCGCTTCACCACCGTCAGCAAGAGGAGCAAGAGAGTGCGTGCCGCGCGACCACGTTAA
- the fgf18a gene encoding fibroblast growth factor 18a isoform X1, translated as MWAFLSTVAVLYIQMMLVMCNPLQKNVRLRGEERLDMRMCVVCGLQVFGVDGVNFSVHVENQTRARDAMSRRHHRVYQLYSRTSGKHVQVLGRKISARGEDGDKYAQLVVEADTFGSQVRIRGKETNYYLCMNRRGKLVGKKASNRSADCVFIEKVLENNYTALMSARYTGWYVGFTKRGRPRRGPHTLPNQQDVHFMKRFPPGEQPDLTPFRFTTVSKRSKRVRAARPR; from the exons gTATATCCAGATGATGCTGGTCATGTGTAATCCTCTACAG AAAAATGTCAGATTAAGAGGGGAAGAAAGACTGGACATGAGGATGTGTGTGGTCTGTGGCCTGCAGGTGTTTGGAGTGGATGGGGTGAATTTTAGCGTGCACGTGGAGAATCAGACTCGTGCACGAGACGCCATGAGCCGGCGACATCATCGCGTGTACCAGCTTTACAGCCGCACTAGCGGAAAACACGTCCAGGTGCTCGGACGCAAAATCAGCGCCCGCGGAGAGGACGGAGACAAATATg CCCAGCTCGTAGTGGAGGCAGACACCTTCGGCAGCCAGGTGCGAATCCGAGGGAAGGAAACCAACTATTACCTGTGTATGAACCGCAGAGGAAAGCTCGTAGGCAAG AAAGCCAGCAATCGTAGCGCAGACTGCGTCTTCATAGAGAAGGTTCTGGAAAACAACTACACAGCGCTAATGTCAGCACGCTACACAGGGTGGTACGTGGGCTTCACCAAAAGAGGGCGCCCTCGCCGTGGTCCGCACACGCTTCCCAACCAGCAGGACGTCCACTTTATGAAGCGCTTCCCGCCCGGAGAGCAGCCGGACTTAACGCCGTTCCGCTTCACCACCGTCAGCAAGAGGAGCAAGAGAGTGCGTGCCGCGCGACCACGTTAA
- the fgf18a gene encoding fibroblast growth factor 18a isoform X2, giving the protein MWAFLSTVAVLYIQMMLVMCNPLQVFGVDGVNFSVHVENQTRARDAMSRRHHRVYQLYSRTSGKHVQVLGRKISARGEDGDKYAQLVVEADTFGSQVRIRGKETNYYLCMNRRGKLVGKKASNRSADCVFIEKVLENNYTALMSARYTGWYVGFTKRGRPRRGPHTLPNQQDVHFMKRFPPGEQPDLTPFRFTTVSKRSKRVRAARPR; this is encoded by the exons gTATATCCAGATGATGCTGGTCATGTGTAATCCTCTACAG GTGTTTGGAGTGGATGGGGTGAATTTTAGCGTGCACGTGGAGAATCAGACTCGTGCACGAGACGCCATGAGCCGGCGACATCATCGCGTGTACCAGCTTTACAGCCGCACTAGCGGAAAACACGTCCAGGTGCTCGGACGCAAAATCAGCGCCCGCGGAGAGGACGGAGACAAATATg CCCAGCTCGTAGTGGAGGCAGACACCTTCGGCAGCCAGGTGCGAATCCGAGGGAAGGAAACCAACTATTACCTGTGTATGAACCGCAGAGGAAAGCTCGTAGGCAAG AAAGCCAGCAATCGTAGCGCAGACTGCGTCTTCATAGAGAAGGTTCTGGAAAACAACTACACAGCGCTAATGTCAGCACGCTACACAGGGTGGTACGTGGGCTTCACCAAAAGAGGGCGCCCTCGCCGTGGTCCGCACACGCTTCCCAACCAGCAGGACGTCCACTTTATGAAGCGCTTCCCGCCCGGAGAGCAGCCGGACTTAACGCCGTTCCGCTTCACCACCGTCAGCAAGAGGAGCAAGAGAGTGCGTGCCGCGCGACCACGTTAA